Proteins encoded in a region of the Anopheles ziemanni chromosome 2, idAnoZiCoDA_A2_x.2, whole genome shotgun sequence genome:
- the LOC131293001 gene encoding ficolin-2-like, with amino-acid sequence MKQQEEEKHSNNEADRYDSEQLTLIVLEGFRAVANETLALETSDGKLDEIERSLKKVLNKLADLETSVAAKVDALENKLIAKIADLEEKLINNQPGQAKVYSSCREEPDKVSGRYVLQIGSNKNVSVVCEQTAFGGGWIVIQHRFNGQVDFYRNWTEYRNGFGDLDGEFWLGLEYLHKLTWARKHELMVEVKDYEGRYGYARYDEFLIRSEEEKYRLKVGHYTGTAGDALLPHQENKFSTMDEENDYHDDEHCAIQMHGGWWYNSCGTSNLNGPYGNTTDKWKTMKWFYLRYNGLPMAYTRMMLREVN; translated from the exons ATGAAACAacaggaagaggaaaaacatagCAACAACGAAGCGGATCGTTATGACAGCGAACAGCTGACTTTGATTGTACTTGAAGGATTTCGAGCGG TGGCCAACGAAACCTTAGCGCTTGAAACATCCGATGGGAAACTGGATGAAATCGAGCGTTCGCTCAAG AAAGTGCTGAACAAGTTGGCCGATTTGGAAACATCTGTGGCGGCGAAGGTGGATGCACTAGAGAACAAGTTGATCGCAAAGATCGCCGATCTTGAAGAGAAGCTGATCAATAATCAGCCCGGCCAAGCGAAAGTTTACAGCTCATGCCGGGAAGAACCCGACAAGGTGTCCGGCAGGTATGTGCTACAAATCGGCTCCAACAAGAACGTGTCGGTAGTTTGTGAGCAGACCGCGTTCGGAGGTGGTTGGATTGTAATCCAGCACCGTTTCAACGGGCAAGTGGATTTCTACCGAAACTGGACGGAGTACCGGAATGGGTTCGGCGACCTGGACGGGGAATTTTGGCTTGGGTTAGAGTACCTGCACAAGCTGACTTGGGCCCGAAAGCACGAGCTTATGGTGGAGGTGAAAGATTACGAAGGAAGGTACGGATACGCACGGTACGACGAGTTCTTGATCCGAAGTGAAGAGGAAAAGTATCGTCTGAAGGTAGGGCATTACACCGGGACGGCCGGAGATGCGTTGCTTCCTCaccaagaaaacaaattctccACGATGGACGAAGAGAATGATTATCACGACGATGAACATTGTGCCATACAGATGCACGGTGGCTGGTGGTACAACAGTTGCGGTACGTCCAATCTCAACGGGCCGTACGGAAACACCACTGATAAGTGGAAGACAATGAAGTGGTTCTATTTGCGATACAACGGGCTCCCTATGGCCTACACGAGAATGATGCTTAGAGAAGTTAACTAA
- the LOC131293000 gene encoding uncharacterized protein LOC131293000, which translates to MGNCLKGCLSDDTNGGRTGRTRLNASDSHYEILLEGMQGTGGRQEEEADSHEAIQIKSNGKWNIFRKFWTRTKPVDYARLNKAKHNNFSQRPSTGPNQSKHNQHPTSGFDIQLQCLDAHSLLLVSKDGHRKATAGYNDLQTDQTSTPGSSLDLEWENDYGYQHGQWLTQEEDPMGMPSHLGSFPASVQESVFKIDEWSTLKRSKDRINALRKRDPLIHQPPATALSQARLRASTDELAGSLESIRGTAGDLLGHRRFPPAVASLSSVDRIAHGGSSDLSHISTTPEGSLEWDVDQDRQLKSENESLDYDTKELLLEIEQLKNRVLSETGATLKVTDEPTLS; encoded by the exons ATGGGCAACTGCCTCAAAGGATGCCTTTCGGATGACACCAATGGAGGGCGAACGGG CCGTACGCGTTTGAATGCCAGCGACAGTCACTATGAG ATCTTACTCGAAGGAATGCAGGGCACGGGAGGGaggcaggaggaggaggcggaCTCGCACGAGGCAatacaaatcaaatcaaat ggaaaatggaacattttccGTAAATTCTGGACAAGAACGAAACCGGTTGACTACGCAAGActgaacaaagcaaaacacaataaTTTTTCGCAACGACCCTCGACGGGGCCCAACCAAAGCAAACATAATCAGCATCCTACGTCAGG ATTCGATATTCAACTGCAGTGCCTCGATGCACATTCTTTGCTGCTCGTGTCGAAGGATGGCCATCGGAAAGCGACCGCCGGCTACAACGATCTGCAAACGGACCAAACCTCCACGCCCGGCAGCTCGCTCGATCTGGAGTGGGAGAACGACTACGGCTACCAGCATGGCCAGTG GTTAACTCAAGAGGAAGACCCGATGGGGATGCCTTCCCATTTGGGCAGCTTTCCAGCGTCGGTACAGGAATCGGTATTCAAGATCGACGAATGGTCGACGCTCAAGCGAAGCAAAGATCGTATCAACGCACTCCGAAAGCGTGACCCGCTCATTCATCAACCTCCAGCGACCGCTCTTAGCCAAGCACGGTTGCGCGCCTCCACCGACGAGCTGGCCGGTTCACTCGAGAGCATCCGTGGGACGGCTGGCGATCTGCTAGGACATCGTCGCTTTCCACCGGCGGTCGCTAGCTTGAGTAGCGTCGATCGGATCGCACACGGTGGCTCATCGGACCTGTCGCACATATCAACGACCCCCGAAGGTTCGCTCGAATGGGACGTCGACCAGGACCGGCAGCTAAAGTCCGAGAACGAGTCGCTCGACTACGACACCAaggagctgctgctggagatCGAGCAGCTGAAGAACCGCGTCCTCAGCGAAACGGGCGCCACGCTGAAGGTCACCGACGAGCCGACGCTCAGCTGA